In Onychostoma macrolepis isolate SWU-2019 chromosome 04, ASM1243209v1, whole genome shotgun sequence, one DNA window encodes the following:
- the zc3hc1 gene encoding nuclear-interacting partner of ALK: protein MAALGSRANRPENGEKQSKSPLVSPLKVRELLNEGVASEDNVLNCSQQDPNTLSPNGLGKAPCEAANKEAFFNRVESYSCLKWAGKPRVLSPLRCARYGWINVDCDMLKCSSCQAFLCASIQATLDFQKYEGRISELLQQLQTQHEKFCSWPDFPCPDRFWMVPINEPTVLLSAFLDRYKSACLLEQQLPAMKPEQLKALTLTEDVISVLLQLIEDEQVKQGGSPSKVSTDPLSVQVAACIIALCGWAASPSLHAMNLPILTCSYCMRKVGMWNFYQMETVSESENPPQSPTSTSALTPSQGTSGEKGMPTSPSQSPTPCRMKLRSQDTTRSEQMESTPSPLVHRARSRDSPIPHEELPSPLSRGKRPMTRSRGQGDNLALDVPSSPQRKTKRPRLSSASGPEGLMHRNLFDPVAQHRDWCPWVSVEREEGNLDGSVYVGCEAELPQPGWKAAFTLFLSMKRSLSPVGASPSQGPHDKSKRVFSIFRQWQVSSPSQ from the exons ATGGCGGCGCTCGGCAGCCGTGCTAATCGCCCAGAAAACGGcgaaaaacaaagcaaatctcCACTCGTATCTCCCCTGAAAGTGCGAGAACTTCTTAACGAAGGGGTCGCTTCGGAAGACAACGTGTTAAATTG TTCACAGCAGGATCCAAACACACTGTCTCCAAACGGCCTTGGGAAAGCTCCTTGTGAGGCAGCAAACAAAGAAGCGTTTTTCAACAGAGTGGAATCCTACTCG TGTTTAAAATGGGCCGGAAAGCCCCGTGTACTCTCGCCGCTCAGATGTGCACGGTACGGCTGGATCAATGTAGACTGTGACATGCTGAAGTGTTCTAGTTGCCAGGCTTTCCTCTGTGCATCAATCCAAGCAACCTTGGACTTCCAGAAAT aTGAAGGAAGGATTTCGGAGTTGCTACAGCAACTTCAAACGCAACATGAGAAATTCTGTTCCTGGCCAGATTTTCCATGTCCAG ATCGCTTCTGGATGGTTCCAATTAATGAGCCTACGGTATTACTCAGTGCCTTTCTAGACCGTTACAAGAGTGCTTGCCTTCTAGAACAGCAGCTGCCTGCTATGAAGCCAGAGCAACTAAAAGCCCTG ACCTTGACTGAAGATGTAATCAGTGTCCTCCTACAGCTGATTGAAGATGAACAAGTGAAGCAGGGTGGTTCTCCTTCTAAGGTCTCAACAGATCCACTCTCTGTACAGGTGGCAGCATGTATCATAGCTCTTTGTGGTTGGGCGGCCAG CCCGTCACTCCACGCTATGAATCTGCCCATCCTCACTTGTTCTTACTGCATGAGAAAGGTTGGAATGTGGAACTTCTATCAAATGGAGACCGTTTCAGAGAGTGAAAACCCTCCGCAGTCTCCAACATCTACTTCCGCCTTGACTCCATCTCAAGGCACAAGTGGGGAAAAGGGGATGCCCACCTCACCATCCCAATCCCCCACTCCATGTCGCATGAAGCTGCGTAGTCAAGACACCACACGCTCTGAGCAG ATGGAGAGTACACCATCCCCACTGGTCCACCGTGCCAGAAGCAGGGACTCCCCTATCCCACATGAGGAGCTTCCCAGCCCTCTGTCCAGGGGCAAGAGACCCATGACTCGCAGCAGGGGTCAAGGAGATAACCTGGCTCTGGATGTGCCCTCCAGTCCACAGCGAAAGACAAAACGGCCACGTCTCTCCTCTGCGAGTGGCCCT GAAGGGCTCATGCACAGAAATTTGTTTGACCCAGTAGCTCAGCACAGAGACTGGTGTCCTTGGGTGAGTGTGGAAAGAGAGGAGGGCAATCTAGATGGCTCTGTCTATGTTGGCTGTGAGGCTGAGCTCCCTCAGCCAGGCTGGAAAGCAGCATTTACTCTGTTCTTATCCATGAAGAGAAGCCTCAGTCCAGTGGGGGCCAGTCCATCTCAG GGTCCTCATGACAAATCAAAAAGGGTGTTCTCGATATTCCGACAGTGGCAGGTATCTTCCCCATCCCAGTAA